The proteins below come from a single Drosophila teissieri strain GT53w chromosome 3L, Prin_Dtei_1.1, whole genome shotgun sequence genomic window:
- the LOC122615716 gene encoding Down syndrome cell adhesion molecule-like protein Dscam2 isoform X2 yields MDLHSLFKAILILYVIRAESSQFVNGLDLQGPIFLHEPPHRVEFSNNSGGLIECSGHGSPPPEVEWTPIPPQQDMVFQLSNGSMMFYPFTAEKYRHEVHATVYRCKLRNLVGTVLSREVHVRGVVNQKYAVQVHDEYVMTGNTAVLKCQVPSYMSEFVLVTAWVQDTGMHLYPNTDIGGKYTVLSNGELYINNAGPNDAYKSYTCRTVNRLTGEVQISTYPGRIIVTEPKGMVQPRINVEKHSMRHVVLNGQTTLPCIAQGHPVPTYRWFKEENEQLLPLQLSERITIVSAGLLKITKARLEDSGKYLCWVNNTAGEETIQVSLTVTAPLTAHLQPQVQTVDVDKDAQFQCIVSGHPVHDVNWLHDGKPILRDNRVEILTDPPRLIIKKVQKEDPGMYQCFVSNEWEQIQSTAELQLGDASPELLYWFSEQTLQPGPTVSLKCVATGNPLPQFTWSLDGFPIPDSSRFLVGQYVTIHDDVISHVNISNVKEEDGGEYTCTAQNAIGKVSHSAKVNIYGLPYIREMPKITGISGSDLIVKCPVAGYPIDKIHWERDGQTLPINRRQRAYNNGTLIIEQLQRLEDAGTYTCMAQNKQKQTSRRNVEIQVLVPPKIMPIQAMTNMLREGMRAAISCQILEGDLPVSFRWERNGKPLIGTGNEVFRRLDEYSASLVIEHISSDHSGNYTCIASNVAGTERFTVPLTVNVPPKWILEPKDSSAQAGADVLLHCQSSGYPTPTITWKKAIGPTPGEYKDFLYEPTVQLFPNGTIFFKKISKESQGHFLCEAKNNIGSGVSKVIFLKVNVPAHFQTKTKQISVAKGKQVHVQCNVQGDNPIDFKWKIQATQQYLDESLDSRYTIRDQVLDDGMVSELGISHTYRQDTGIYICQASNAFGQDEMSIQLIVQEVPEQPKNLRINSQQSRSLQLTWSQPFAGNSPIEEYHIYYKQISDFFSPSDIWQNAEHLTIAGAQTVINIQQLRPAKAYHIRMSAENKLGASEFSEVVQVTTLEEVPSGPPLAVRAEPKSSTEIFVTWDAPERDHWNGILLGYYVGYQMSLTPEDKEVNPTQGFSFKTVEVRSHFGGETVLANLNKFTQYHVIVQAYTSQGSGPPSKEIAVQTMEDVPSSPPESPQCDVLGSTSIYITWSPPDIDGQNGKIKGYKVFYISVDELYETDPEVVKSTNQYVTIENLRKYTNYTVWVLAYTKVGDGMKTKPFYCRTHEDVPSAPQAIKAIPASSSKIIISWLPPDLPNGDITGYTFYMSMLEGGREEGTHKRLLGPFVEMHETVRTQESATYQFWLTASTKMGEGEKTQVVTVPPNNKVPARIVSFSQRIVTPWKEHLELPCRKVGAPAPVTIWRQDGHNMETSARKTIAKNGTLYMKECQASDAGNYTCSVENTWGKDEIVYNIVVKVPPEAPNLTVINAYTDSLLLEWMDNSHGGSPILGYVINYKRDNGDWEELQVDSKTTSHLLTNLWCGTRYQLYITAYNKIGTGLPCDIVNSYTKGNPPVQPKHSQMITNNSTSVTCWLDSWGDGGCGILYFMIESRVYGRSSWAVVSNHIPPTERIYTVSDLVPGTKYQLKVTAHNNAGSTTAIYNFTTLSTQGVIYNNDHSTPVSHLSDLPFYANFKLLLPICFSLLMLLALIAAALFLRKRKLASQARLAGSSMSESPSLANLQNKQNRDQQYLAVRCNPGTSAPRGSNSNDSGSFGKAEGNEYIEDICPYATFQLNKQTYSESSYSGNVYSGPYHSVRGSFVYHDVKPESYHSKEPEYTKVRRKVGRLRDPHSESQEYDTLGSESDNDVSARALNSAKYRAQRDTQDETSSSSETTPTSMTRKSKPPFAARKGGKPGTSGKRHVRSSSGYSSHNEETTFSISNYPPNYQDHINPPARFSDANDKTKTQTSPRMRANQKLHREAFQINV; encoded by the exons ATGGATTTACACAGCCTTTTTAAGGCCATCCTGATCCTATATGTCATAAGAG CCGAGAGCAGCCAGTTTGTAAATGGACTGGATCTACAGGGACCGATTTTTCTCCATGAGCCACCGCATCGCGTCGAGTTCTCCAACAATTCGGGCGGACTCATAGAATGCTCTGGGCATGGAAGTCCCCCGCCGGAG GTGGAATGGACGCCCATCCCGCCGCAGCAGGACATGGTGTTCCAGCTGTCCAACGGCAGCATGATGTTCTACCCCTTTACGGCCGAGAAGTACCGCCACGAGGTGCACGCCACCGTCTACAG ATGCAAATTGCGCAATTTGGTGGGCACCGTGCTCAGCCGGGAGGTTCACGTGCGCGGCG TCGTCAACCAGAAGTACGCGGTCCAGGTGCACGATGAATACGTGATGACGGGCAACACGGCGGTGCTGAAATGCCAG GTGCCCAGCTACATGTCGGAATTCGTATTGGTCACCGCCTGGGTGCAGGACACCGGCATGCATCTGTATCCGAACACGGACATCGGTGGCAAGTACACGGTGCTATCGAACGGCGAATTGTACATAAATAATGCGGGGCCCAATGATGCGTACAAAAGCTACACATGCCGCACTGTAAATAGACTGACAG GTGAAGTACAAATTTCCACATATCCCGGCCGCATTATTGTAACGGAGCCCAAGGGCATGGTACAGCCGCGCATCAACGTGGAGAAGCATTCGATGCGGCATGTTGTCCTTAATGGCCAAACAACGTTGCCGTGCATAGCTCAAGGACATCCGGTGCCAACATATCG GTGGTTCAAGGAGGAAAACGAGcaactgctgccgctgcaaCTCAGCGAACGCATCACCATCGTATCCGCGGGGCTCCTCAAAATCACCAAG GCACGTCTCGAGGatagtggaaaatatttgtgctgGGTGAACAATACGGCTGGCGAGGAGACCATCCAAGTGTCGCTAACGGTGACAG CTCCTTTGACGGCGCACCTGCAGCCACAGGTGCAGACGGTGGATGTCGATAAGGATGCGCAATTCCAATGCATTGTCTCTGGCCATCCGGTCCACGATGTCAACTGGCTGCACGACGGCAAACCCATACTCAGGGACAATCGGGTTGAG aTCCTCACCGATCCACCGCGActgataattaaaaaagtgcaaaaggaGGACCCTGGAATGTACCAGTGCTTCGTCTCCAACGAATGGGAGCAGATCCAATCCACCGCCGAGCTGCAGCTGGGGG ATGCCTCGCCGGAACTGCTTTATTGGTTCTCGGAGCAAACGCTGCAGCCAGGACCCACGGTGTCATTGAAGTGCGTAGCCACCGGAAATCCACTGCCTCAATTTACATGGTCCCTGGACGGATTTCCG ATACCAGACAGCTCGCGCTTTTTAGTGGGTCAATATGTTACCATCCACGACGATGTCATCAGCCACGTGAATATATCAAATGTCAAGGAGGAGGACGGCGGGGAGTACACCTGCACGGCCCAGAATGCAATTGGCAA AGTCTCGCACAGCGCCAAAGTGAACATCTATGGATTGCCTTACATACgcgaaatgccaaaaataacaGGAATTTCTGGCTCTGATTTGATTGTTAAATGTCCCGTGGCTGGTTACCCCATCGATAAAATTCACTGGGAGCGAG atGGCCAAACGCTGCCCATAAATCGCAGGCAGCGTGCCTACAACAATGGCACCTTAATTATCGAGCAACTGCAGCGCCTCGAGGATGCGGGCACCTACACGTGCATGGCCCAGAACAAGCAGAAGCAAACATCCCGCCGGAACGTGGAGATCCAAGTGCTGG TGCCGCCGAAAATTATGCCCATCCAGGCCATGACGAACATGCTCCGCGAGGGAATGCGCGCCGCCATTTCCTGCCAGATCCTCGAGGGCGACCTGCCCGTCAGCTTTCGATGGGAGCGCAACGGAAAGCCACTGATCGGAACGGG CAACGAGGTTTTCCGCCGCCTGGATGAGTATTCGGCGAGTTTGGTCATCGAGCACATATCCTCTGACCATTCCGGAAACTACACCTGCATCGCGAGCAATGTGGCGGGCACGGAGAGGTTCACCGTTCCCCTGACCGTGAATGTGCCGCCCAAGTGGATCCTGGAGCCAAAGGACTCGAGTGCCCAGGCGGGCGCCGATGTCCTTCTTCACTGCCAATCCTCAGGATACCCCACACCGACAATCACCTGGAAGAAGGCGATCGGACCAACGCCCGGGGAGTACAAGGACTTCCTATACGAGCCCACAGTGCAGCTGTTTCCCAACGGAACCATTTTCTTCAAGAAGATCAGCAAGGAGTCGCAGGGACACTTCCTGTGCGAGGCCAAAAACAACATTGGGTCCGGTGTCAGCAAGGTCATCTTCCTCAAAGTGAATG TGCCCGCCCACTTTCAGACAAAGACGAAACAGATTTCGGTGGCCAAAGGAAAGCAGGTCCATGTGCAGTGCAACGTGCAGGGCGACAATCCCATCGactttaaatggaaaatccaGGCAACGCAACAGTATCTCGACGAGTCGCTGGATTCCCG ctacaCAATAAGAGATCAAGTGCTCGACGACGGCATGGTCTCCGAATTGGGCATTTCGCACACATATCGCCAGGATACGGGCATTTATATCTGTCAGGCGAGCAATGCATTCGGACAG GACGAGATGTCAATCCAGCTCATCGTGCAGGAAGTGCCCGAGCAGCCGAAGAATCTCCGCATCAACTCGCAGCAGTCGCGCAGCCTGCAGCTCACCTGGAGCCAACCCTTTGCCGGAAACAGTCCCATCGAGGAGTACCACATCTACTACAAGCAGATATCAG ATTTCTTTTCGCCCTCAGACATTTGGCAGAATGCGGAGCACCTCACCATTGCCGGCGCCCAGACGGTGATCAACATCCAGCAGCTGCGACCGGCGAAGGCCTATCACATCCGCATGTCGGCGGAGAACAAGCTGGGTGCCTCCGAGTTCTCGGAGGTGGTGCAGGTGACCACGCTGGAGGAGGTGCCCTCCGGACCACCACTGGCCGTGCGTGCTGAGCCCAAGAGCTCCACCGAGATCTTCGTGACGTGGGATGCCCCGGAGCGGGATCACTGGAACGGCATCCTGCTCGGCTACTACGTGGGCTACCAGATGTCGCTGACGCCCGAGGACAAGGAGGTTAATCCCACGCAGGGATTCAGCTTTAAGACCGTCGAGGTGCGCTCCCATTTCGGCGGCGAGACGGTGCTGGCCAATCTCAACAAGTTCACCCAGTACCATGTGATTGTGCAGGCCTACACGAGCCAGGGCAGCGGACCACCGAGCAAGGAGATTGCCGTGCAAACAATGGAGGACG TTCCCTCATCGCCGCCTGAGTCGCCGCAGTGCGATGTCCTGGGCTCCACATCGATCTATATCACCTGGTCACCGCCGGACATtgatggccaaaatggaaaaatcaaGGGCTACAAAGTGTTTTACATATCGGTGGACGAGCTGTACG AAACCGATCCGGAGGTTGTCAAGTCAACAAATCAATACGTCACCATCGAGAATCTGCGCAAATACACCAACTACACGGTCTGGGTTTTGGCTTACACCAAAGTAGGCGATGGCATGAAAACCAAACCGTTTTATTGCCGCACCCACGAGGATG TGCCCTCCGCCCCGCAGGCCATCAAGGCTATACCCGCGTCGAGCTCAAAAATCATAATATCCTGGCTGCCGCCCGACCTGCCCAATGGTGACATT ACGGGCTACACCTTCTACATGTCCATGCTGGAGGGCGGACGCGAGGAGGGCACCCACAAGCGCCTCCTAGGTCCCTTCGTGGAGATGCACGAGACGGTGCGCACCCAGGAGTCGGCCACGTACCAGTTCTGGCTGACTGCCTCCACCAAGATGGGCGAGGGCGAGAAGACGCAAGTGGTCACTGTGCCGCCCAACAATAAGGTGCCCGCCCGCATTGTGTCCTTCAGCCAGCGGATAGTCACGCCCTGGAAGGAGCATCTGGAGCTGCCGTGCCGGAAGGTGGGAGCCCCTGCTCCGGTCACCATTTGGCGGCAGGATGGTCACAATATGGAGACGAGTGCCCGCAAGACGATAGCCAAGAATGGCACGCTCTACATGAAGGAGTGCCAGGCGAGTGATGCGGGTAACTACACGTGCAGTGTGGAGAACACCTGGGGCAAGGACGAGATCGTGTACAACATTGTGGTGAAGGTGCCACCAGAGGCGCCCAATCTTACGGTGATAAATGCCTACACGGACAGTCTGCTCCTGGAATGGATGGACAATAGTCACGGTGGCAGTCCCATTCTGGGTTACGTCATCAATTACAAGCGCGACAACGGCGATTGGGAGGAGCTGCAGGTGGACTCGAAGACCACGTCGCACCTGCTGACCAACCTGTGGTGTGGCACTCGCTACCAGTTGTACATAACCGCTTACAATAAGATTGGGACGGGCTTGCCCTGCGACATAGTCAACTCCTATACGAAGGGAAATCCGCCCGTGCAACCAAAGCACTCCCAGATGATCACCAATAACTCAACGAGCGTCACCTGCTGGCTGGACTCCTGGGGAGACGGTGGCTGCGGCATCCTGTACTTCATGATCGAGTCGAGGGTCTATGGCCGATCCTCGTGGGCGGTGGTGTCCAATCACATTCCGCCGACGGAAAGGATATACACGGTGAGCGATCTGGTACCCGGCACAAAGTACCAACTGAAAGTCACGGCCCACAATAATGCCGGCTCCACCACTGCCATCTACAACTTTACCACACTGTCGACACAAGGAG TGATTTATAACAACGACCACTCCACACCTGTGTCCCACCTGAGCGACCTGCCCTTCTATGCCAACTTCAAGCTACTGCTGCCCATATGCTTTTCCCTACTGATGTTGCTGGCTTTGATTGCCGCCGCTCTCTTCCTCAGAAAGCGAA AGCTAGCCAGCCAGGCCCGTCTGGCCGGTTCCTCGATGTCGGAGTCGCCATCGCTGGCCAATCTGCAGAACAAACAGAATCGGGACCAACAGTACCTAGCCGTGCGATGTAATCCGGGCACCTCTGCTCCACGGGGATCCAACTCCAACGATTCCGGCAGCTTTGGCAAGGCGGAGGGAAACGAGTACATCGAGGACATCTGCCCGTATGCAACCTTTCAACTGAACAAACAGACTTATAGCGAGAGCTCCTACAGCGGCAATGTCTACAGTGGGCCCTACCACTCGGTGCGCGGATCCTTTGTCTACCACGATGTCAAGCCGGAAAGCTATCAC TCCAAGGAGCCGGAGTACACC
- the LOC122615716 gene encoding Down syndrome cell adhesion molecule-like protein Dscam2 isoform X1 yields the protein MDLHSLFKAILILYVIRAESSQFVNGLDLQGPIFLHEPPHRVEFSNNSGGLIECSGHGSPPPEVEWTPIPPQQDMVFQLSNGSMMFYPFTAEKYRHEVHATVYRCKLRNLVGTVLSREVHVRGVVNQKYAVQVHDEYVMTGNTAVLKCQVPSYMSEFVLVTAWVQDTGMHLYPNTDIGGKYTVLSNGELYINNAGPNDAYKSYTCRTVNRLTGEVQISTYPGRIIVTEPKGMVQPRINVEKHSMRHVVLNGQTTLPCIAQGHPVPTYRWFKEENEQLLPLQLSERITIVSAGLLKITKARLEDSGKYLCWVNNTAGEETIQVSLTVTAPLTAHLQPQVQTVDVDKDAQFQCIVSGHPVHDVNWLHDGKPILRDNRVEILTDPPRLIIKKVQKEDPGMYQCFVSNEWEQIQSTAELQLGDASPELLYWFSEQTLQPGPTVSLKCVATGNPLPQFTWSLDGFPIPDSSRFLVGQYVTIHDDVISHVNISNVKEEDGGEYTCTAQNAIGKVSHSAKVNIYGLPYIREMPKITGISGSDLIVKCPVAGYPIDKIHWERDGQTLPINRRQRAYNNGTLIIEQLQRLEDAGTYTCMAQNKQKQTSRRNVEIQVLVPPKIMPIQAMTNMLREGMRAAISCQILEGDLPVSFRWERNGKPLIGTGNEVFRRLDEYSASLVIEHISSDHSGNYTCIASNVAGTERFTVPLTVNVPPKWILEPKDSSAQAGADVLLHCQSSGYPTPTITWKKAIGPTPGEYKDFLYEPTVQLFPNGTIFFKKISKESQGHFLCEAKNNIGSGVSKVIFLKVNVPAHFQTKTKQISVAKGKQVHVQCNVQGDNPIDFKWKIQATQQYLDESLDSRYTIRDQVLDDGMVSELGISHTYRQDTGIYICQASNAFGQDEMSIQLIVQEVPEQPKNLRINSQQSRSLQLTWSQPFAGNSPIEEYHIYYKQISDIWQNAEHLTIAGAQTVINIQQLRPAKAYHIRMSAENKLGASEFSEVVQVTTLEEVPSGPPLAVRAEPKSSTEIFVTWDAPERDHWNGILLGYYVGYQMSLTPEDKEVNPTQGFSFKTVEVRSHFGGETVLANLNKFTQYHVIVQAYTSQGSGPPSKEIAVQTMEDVPSSPPESPQCDVLGSTSIYITWSPPDIDGQNGKIKGYKVFYISVDELYETDPEVVKSTNQYVTIENLRKYTNYTVWVLAYTKVGDGMKTKPFYCRTHEDVPSAPQAIKAIPASSSKIIISWLPPDLPNGDITGYTFYMSMLEGGREEGTHKRLLGPFVEMHETVRTQESATYQFWLTASTKMGEGEKTQVVTVPPNNKVPARIVSFSQRIVTPWKEHLELPCRKVGAPAPVTIWRQDGHNMETSARKTIAKNGTLYMKECQASDAGNYTCSVENTWGKDEIVYNIVVKVPPEAPNLTVINAYTDSLLLEWMDNSHGGSPILGYVINYKRDNGDWEELQVDSKTTSHLLTNLWCGTRYQLYITAYNKIGTGLPCDIVNSYTKGNPPVQPKHSQMITNNSTSVTCWLDSWGDGGCGILYFMIESRVYGRSSWAVVSNHIPPTERIYTVSDLVPGTKYQLKVTAHNNAGSTTAIYNFTTLSTQGVIYNNDHSTPVSHLSDLPFYANFKLLLPICFSLLMLLALIAAALFLRKRKLASQARLAGSSMSESPSLANLQNKQNRDQQYLAVRCNPGTSAPRGSNSNDSGSFGKAEGNEYIEDICPYATFQLNKQTYSESSYSGNVYSGPYHSVRGSFVYHDVKPESYHSKEPEYTKVRRKVGRLRDPHSESQESDNPGSTDSEVRKILTLHIPITEYDTLGSESDNDVSARALNSAKYRAQRDTQDETSSSSETTPTSMTRKSKPPFAARKGGKPGTSGKRHVRSSSGYSSHNEETTFSISNYPPNYQDHINPPARFSDANDKTKTQTSPRMRANQKLHREAFQINV from the exons ATGGATTTACACAGCCTTTTTAAGGCCATCCTGATCCTATATGTCATAAGAG CCGAGAGCAGCCAGTTTGTAAATGGACTGGATCTACAGGGACCGATTTTTCTCCATGAGCCACCGCATCGCGTCGAGTTCTCCAACAATTCGGGCGGACTCATAGAATGCTCTGGGCATGGAAGTCCCCCGCCGGAG GTGGAATGGACGCCCATCCCGCCGCAGCAGGACATGGTGTTCCAGCTGTCCAACGGCAGCATGATGTTCTACCCCTTTACGGCCGAGAAGTACCGCCACGAGGTGCACGCCACCGTCTACAG ATGCAAATTGCGCAATTTGGTGGGCACCGTGCTCAGCCGGGAGGTTCACGTGCGCGGCG TCGTCAACCAGAAGTACGCGGTCCAGGTGCACGATGAATACGTGATGACGGGCAACACGGCGGTGCTGAAATGCCAG GTGCCCAGCTACATGTCGGAATTCGTATTGGTCACCGCCTGGGTGCAGGACACCGGCATGCATCTGTATCCGAACACGGACATCGGTGGCAAGTACACGGTGCTATCGAACGGCGAATTGTACATAAATAATGCGGGGCCCAATGATGCGTACAAAAGCTACACATGCCGCACTGTAAATAGACTGACAG GTGAAGTACAAATTTCCACATATCCCGGCCGCATTATTGTAACGGAGCCCAAGGGCATGGTACAGCCGCGCATCAACGTGGAGAAGCATTCGATGCGGCATGTTGTCCTTAATGGCCAAACAACGTTGCCGTGCATAGCTCAAGGACATCCGGTGCCAACATATCG GTGGTTCAAGGAGGAAAACGAGcaactgctgccgctgcaaCTCAGCGAACGCATCACCATCGTATCCGCGGGGCTCCTCAAAATCACCAAG GCACGTCTCGAGGatagtggaaaatatttgtgctgGGTGAACAATACGGCTGGCGAGGAGACCATCCAAGTGTCGCTAACGGTGACAG CTCCTTTGACGGCGCACCTGCAGCCACAGGTGCAGACGGTGGATGTCGATAAGGATGCGCAATTCCAATGCATTGTCTCTGGCCATCCGGTCCACGATGTCAACTGGCTGCACGACGGCAAACCCATACTCAGGGACAATCGGGTTGAG aTCCTCACCGATCCACCGCGActgataattaaaaaagtgcaaaaggaGGACCCTGGAATGTACCAGTGCTTCGTCTCCAACGAATGGGAGCAGATCCAATCCACCGCCGAGCTGCAGCTGGGGG ATGCCTCGCCGGAACTGCTTTATTGGTTCTCGGAGCAAACGCTGCAGCCAGGACCCACGGTGTCATTGAAGTGCGTAGCCACCGGAAATCCACTGCCTCAATTTACATGGTCCCTGGACGGATTTCCG ATACCAGACAGCTCGCGCTTTTTAGTGGGTCAATATGTTACCATCCACGACGATGTCATCAGCCACGTGAATATATCAAATGTCAAGGAGGAGGACGGCGGGGAGTACACCTGCACGGCCCAGAATGCAATTGGCAA AGTCTCGCACAGCGCCAAAGTGAACATCTATGGATTGCCTTACATACgcgaaatgccaaaaataacaGGAATTTCTGGCTCTGATTTGATTGTTAAATGTCCCGTGGCTGGTTACCCCATCGATAAAATTCACTGGGAGCGAG atGGCCAAACGCTGCCCATAAATCGCAGGCAGCGTGCCTACAACAATGGCACCTTAATTATCGAGCAACTGCAGCGCCTCGAGGATGCGGGCACCTACACGTGCATGGCCCAGAACAAGCAGAAGCAAACATCCCGCCGGAACGTGGAGATCCAAGTGCTGG TGCCGCCGAAAATTATGCCCATCCAGGCCATGACGAACATGCTCCGCGAGGGAATGCGCGCCGCCATTTCCTGCCAGATCCTCGAGGGCGACCTGCCCGTCAGCTTTCGATGGGAGCGCAACGGAAAGCCACTGATCGGAACGGG CAACGAGGTTTTCCGCCGCCTGGATGAGTATTCGGCGAGTTTGGTCATCGAGCACATATCCTCTGACCATTCCGGAAACTACACCTGCATCGCGAGCAATGTGGCGGGCACGGAGAGGTTCACCGTTCCCCTGACCGTGAATGTGCCGCCCAAGTGGATCCTGGAGCCAAAGGACTCGAGTGCCCAGGCGGGCGCCGATGTCCTTCTTCACTGCCAATCCTCAGGATACCCCACACCGACAATCACCTGGAAGAAGGCGATCGGACCAACGCCCGGGGAGTACAAGGACTTCCTATACGAGCCCACAGTGCAGCTGTTTCCCAACGGAACCATTTTCTTCAAGAAGATCAGCAAGGAGTCGCAGGGACACTTCCTGTGCGAGGCCAAAAACAACATTGGGTCCGGTGTCAGCAAGGTCATCTTCCTCAAAGTGAATG TGCCCGCCCACTTTCAGACAAAGACGAAACAGATTTCGGTGGCCAAAGGAAAGCAGGTCCATGTGCAGTGCAACGTGCAGGGCGACAATCCCATCGactttaaatggaaaatccaGGCAACGCAACAGTATCTCGACGAGTCGCTGGATTCCCG ctacaCAATAAGAGATCAAGTGCTCGACGACGGCATGGTCTCCGAATTGGGCATTTCGCACACATATCGCCAGGATACGGGCATTTATATCTGTCAGGCGAGCAATGCATTCGGACAG GACGAGATGTCAATCCAGCTCATCGTGCAGGAAGTGCCCGAGCAGCCGAAGAATCTCCGCATCAACTCGCAGCAGTCGCGCAGCCTGCAGCTCACCTGGAGCCAACCCTTTGCCGGAAACAGTCCCATCGAGGAGTACCACATCTACTACAAGCAGATATCAG ACATTTGGCAGAATGCGGAGCACCTCACCATTGCCGGCGCCCAGACGGTGATCAACATCCAGCAGCTGCGACCGGCGAAGGCCTATCACATCCGCATGTCGGCGGAGAACAAGCTGGGTGCCTCCGAGTTCTCGGAGGTGGTGCAGGTGACCACGCTGGAGGAGGTGCCCTCCGGACCACCACTGGCCGTGCGTGCTGAGCCCAAGAGCTCCACCGAGATCTTCGTGACGTGGGATGCCCCGGAGCGGGATCACTGGAACGGCATCCTGCTCGGCTACTACGTGGGCTACCAGATGTCGCTGACGCCCGAGGACAAGGAGGTTAATCCCACGCAGGGATTCAGCTTTAAGACCGTCGAGGTGCGCTCCCATTTCGGCGGCGAGACGGTGCTGGCCAATCTCAACAAGTTCACCCAGTACCATGTGATTGTGCAGGCCTACACGAGCCAGGGCAGCGGACCACCGAGCAAGGAGATTGCCGTGCAAACAATGGAGGACG TTCCCTCATCGCCGCCTGAGTCGCCGCAGTGCGATGTCCTGGGCTCCACATCGATCTATATCACCTGGTCACCGCCGGACATtgatggccaaaatggaaaaatcaaGGGCTACAAAGTGTTTTACATATCGGTGGACGAGCTGTACG AAACCGATCCGGAGGTTGTCAAGTCAACAAATCAATACGTCACCATCGAGAATCTGCGCAAATACACCAACTACACGGTCTGGGTTTTGGCTTACACCAAAGTAGGCGATGGCATGAAAACCAAACCGTTTTATTGCCGCACCCACGAGGATG TGCCCTCCGCCCCGCAGGCCATCAAGGCTATACCCGCGTCGAGCTCAAAAATCATAATATCCTGGCTGCCGCCCGACCTGCCCAATGGTGACATT ACGGGCTACACCTTCTACATGTCCATGCTGGAGGGCGGACGCGAGGAGGGCACCCACAAGCGCCTCCTAGGTCCCTTCGTGGAGATGCACGAGACGGTGCGCACCCAGGAGTCGGCCACGTACCAGTTCTGGCTGACTGCCTCCACCAAGATGGGCGAGGGCGAGAAGACGCAAGTGGTCACTGTGCCGCCCAACAATAAGGTGCCCGCCCGCATTGTGTCCTTCAGCCAGCGGATAGTCACGCCCTGGAAGGAGCATCTGGAGCTGCCGTGCCGGAAGGTGGGAGCCCCTGCTCCGGTCACCATTTGGCGGCAGGATGGTCACAATATGGAGACGAGTGCCCGCAAGACGATAGCCAAGAATGGCACGCTCTACATGAAGGAGTGCCAGGCGAGTGATGCGGGTAACTACACGTGCAGTGTGGAGAACACCTGGGGCAAGGACGAGATCGTGTACAACATTGTGGTGAAGGTGCCACCAGAGGCGCCCAATCTTACGGTGATAAATGCCTACACGGACAGTCTGCTCCTGGAATGGATGGACAATAGTCACGGTGGCAGTCCCATTCTGGGTTACGTCATCAATTACAAGCGCGACAACGGCGATTGGGAGGAGCTGCAGGTGGACTCGAAGACCACGTCGCACCTGCTGACCAACCTGTGGTGTGGCACTCGCTACCAGTTGTACATAACCGCTTACAATAAGATTGGGACGGGCTTGCCCTGCGACATAGTCAACTCCTATACGAAGGGAAATCCGCCCGTGCAACCAAAGCACTCCCAGATGATCACCAATAACTCAACGAGCGTCACCTGCTGGCTGGACTCCTGGGGAGACGGTGGCTGCGGCATCCTGTACTTCATGATCGAGTCGAGGGTCTATGGCCGATCCTCGTGGGCGGTGGTGTCCAATCACATTCCGCCGACGGAAAGGATATACACGGTGAGCGATCTGGTACCCGGCACAAAGTACCAACTGAAAGTCACGGCCCACAATAATGCCGGCTCCACCACTGCCATCTACAACTTTACCACACTGTCGACACAAGGAG TGATTTATAACAACGACCACTCCACACCTGTGTCCCACCTGAGCGACCTGCCCTTCTATGCCAACTTCAAGCTACTGCTGCCCATATGCTTTTCCCTACTGATGTTGCTGGCTTTGATTGCCGCCGCTCTCTTCCTCAGAAAGCGAA AGCTAGCCAGCCAGGCCCGTCTGGCCGGTTCCTCGATGTCGGAGTCGCCATCGCTGGCCAATCTGCAGAACAAACAGAATCGGGACCAACAGTACCTAGCCGTGCGATGTAATCCGGGCACCTCTGCTCCACGGGGATCCAACTCCAACGATTCCGGCAGCTTTGGCAAGGCGGAGGGAAACGAGTACATCGAGGACATCTGCCCGTATGCAACCTTTCAACTGAACAAACAGACTTATAGCGAGAGCTCCTACAGCGGCAATGTCTACAGTGGGCCCTACCACTCGGTGCGCGGATCCTTTGTCTACCACGATGTCAAGCCGGAAAGCTATCAC TCCAAGGAGCCGGAGTACACC